Below is a genomic region from ANME-2 cluster archaeon.
TTAGGGTGAATATAAACATCAATTACCCTGACTGAAACCACACCGTCCACCTGGGAAATGATATCTTTGATGATCTCTGGTCTGGCACCATGTGGGATGAATGCGGATACATCCCGACTTGAGTGGTCAAGGTTGTTCTTCTTCCATTCAAGCAGTTCATCCATATGCAGCAGGCAGGTATTCTCAATCTTGAGTTCGACCTCCCTGCCTCCCCGCTCAATAGTCACCATAAGGGGTGTAACCTTCCTGACCGTGCCAATATGGGTCACTCCCGAATACTGGTGACGCAGTCCCCGTTCTTCACCAATGGAACGGATCAGTTCCTGGAATTCCGATATCTTGGTATTGATCAATTTGTCAGAGCGTCCAAGTGCAGCCTGGGTATCACCGAAATGAACCGCCGATCGCTTTATAATATCCACAAAACCCTGGACATCGTTACTGTTGACCTTATCTGACATGTCCTCGCACACTTTCATGAATGCCTGGTGGACAGCCTTCACTTCCGGGTTCATCTGGATCATGGCATAGAGGTACGGGTTCTGGGCCAGTATCCTGCCTACAAAATCCAGCATAATCTCATAGACCGGGCTCATGAACCTGCGGGAAGCGGGAACGTCAAAGTCAAGTTCTGCCGTGGCAGCACCGATGGAGATGTATGCAAAATGGGTCAAACCCTGCACCACAGCCATCATCCGGTCATGTTCCTGTGGGGTTGCCAATTCGATATGGGCACCTTGCTCCTCATACAATGAACGGATCACAGGCAGCCAGTGTTCACTACGTCTTTCAACAGGTACCAGTATAATGATCTGGCCGTGCAGGTCAGGAATGGTGGGACCGAACATGGGGTGAGTGCCAAGTATCTCAACACCAACAGGTGCATATTGCTGCATAGCATGCACGGGCATGGTCTTGACCGAAGTAATATCCATTAGCAAACTGCCCGGTTTCATTTTGGGTGCAATATCTGCTATCACCTGTTCGGTGAGATCAATTGGGACAGATACCATTACCGCATCAGACAGTGCCAACTCTTTATCCAGGTCATCGGCAAAGGGCACGCCAAGTCTTTCAGCGATATCCTTCCTCTTATTTGCACCCCATACCGTTACATCCCATCCATGTTTTTTGTAGAACCGGGTGAACCACTCCCCAGTTTCGCCTGTGCCGCCAATGATCAGGATCTTCATAGTATCCACTGTAATTTCATCAACTGTTATTTACTCCCAAGTACGTCCCGTACTGCCTGCTCCATCACGCCGACAGGTGGTTCGATGCCGGTCCATATCCTGAAACTTTCGGCACCCTGTAGTACAAGCATTTTGATACCGTCTATGGTAACAGCCCCTACTTTTTTCGCTTCCCTGAGCAGGCGGGTCTCAAGCGGGCTGTACACGATATCGAATATCACCTGTCCAGTATGCATCATATCTGCAGTGATAAGGGTCTGCTCAATGTCAGGATGCATTCCCACTGATGTGGTATTTATTATAATATCAGCATCTGCTGTTAGTTCGGGCAGTTCTTCCAGGCTCGTACCATTTGCATCTCCCACTGACCTGACATTTCCAGCCAGCTCCTGTGATTTTCCAAGTGTCCTGTTTGCTATTATTACCCGGGCACCATCCTTTGCCAGCTGGTAGGCCACGGCCCTTGCCGCACCTCCGGCACCAAGTATCAATACCATGCTACCAGGGATATCCACACCAGATGCTGCTAAAGCTTTCACTGCCCCTATGCCGTCAGTATTATAGCCGACAATGCCGGTAATGCCAGCAATGGTATCATCTGAAAACTCTATAGTATTCACTGCCCCAATAGCTTGTGCCATAGTATCCGGCTCCACGATCCCCAGTGCTTTCTCTTTAAGTGGAATGGTAAGATTGAGCCCACCAAAACCCATGGCTCTGGCACCTTTAATAGCACCTTCAAGGTCATCCGGGGTGACCCTGAACTTGTGGTATTCACAATCCATACCCAGGGCTTTATAGGCAGCATTGTGCATAACAGGTGACAGGCTGTGCTCTACAGGGTCGCCTAACACCGCAAATATGGTTTTCAGATCAGCACCTCCATGAAGTGTTTCAATTCATCTATTCTTAACTGGCCCGGTGCCACCGCATCCTCCACTGCGCCGTAAGTAAGCACAGAACCATAGATGGGGGCCACCACCCTGGTATGGCTTCCCAGTTTACCCATGGCAATGGTACTCACAGGAAAGTCCGCGTCCTGTGTGACCATAAGGAGGGACAGAGTATCAGCAGTGCTGTTGGGGGTCACTGCAAGTTTGGCAATGTCTGCCCCAGCAGCCATGGCCTGCTGCAATGTAGCCGTCATAACACTGGCAGGTGGCGTGACCTTAAAATCATGGGATGAGATTATCAATACCCTGTTCAATGATCTTGCCGCATCCACCACCCTGCTGCGTAGAGGAGCGGATAGTTCCACGTCCACAGCATCCACCCTGGTCAGTGCAGATATAAGCAGTTCCACCCTGGCCCCCTCACTACCGTCCCAACGTCCGCCTTCCTTTAGGCAGCGGTTGGTGGCTATGATGGGCAGGCCAACCCGTTCATGTAATTTATCCAGCAGCAGGGCCAGTTCATTTTTATCCTTTATCCCCAGCAGGTCTATCCTTACTTCAAGGATGTGGGCACCCATTGACCTGGCCTTACTGGCAGTCTGGATGGGGTCAGCGCCAATGGCAGCCACTATGCCCGGGCCCTGCCCAAGGTCAACATGTCCTATATGTACCATTCCTTTGTACCGTGCTATTTGAGACTTTTTATTATTTAGCATGAAAGTACCCTTGGGTTCTTTCATTTTTTGAGCATGTCATTCGAAGAATTTCATGTACGTTTCCTGGAATGGTCTATAACCACAGAGTGCACAGAGAGCACAGAGAAACAATAACGCTCTGTGTGCCTCTGTGTTTGATCTTCTTTGCCATGATCTATTTCATCCAGAATAAATTAAAAAGTCTCTGTTATTTCTCGATAATGGTTTCCTCGATCTTCATACCGAAATGCCGGGCAGTATCCTCATAATTGACCATCACTTCATCTCCTTCCTTCAGGACAGCTACTGAAATGGGTTTTCCGTCCCTGCCGACAAGTTTGATTGTCTCGGCATTCTGGAGTATGGTCTTGACAATATAATCATCTACCATTGCTTCGACAAGCAGCATGGGTCTTCTCTCGATCTTGACCCTTCCAACAATGGCAGGCCTCTGGCATCCTTTGGAATCCACTACCAGCACTTCATCCCCTGCACTAAGTTCTGAGAGGTACTGGGTTCGCTCACCCACCTTGACATAGGCATGGACTGCACCCGCATTCACCCTGAATGGCCTGGCTGCGACATAGGGGCTGTCCTCTGATTCGGAATGTACCAGGAACAGACCGTTGGACTGGCTGCCAACCAGCATACCTTCACCCAGCGTCATTAAGGAACATGTGTCCACACAGACACGGTCCCCCATTCCAACAGGCTTGACCTTGGTGATTGTGGCAACACTAATGGGTATTTCCTCAGACCCGGTCTGCTCTACAGCCTTAACCGTTCTCTTGATCTCAGATAGGTCATCGGTATCCAGGAGCACCCCGTCTGAACCGTGTTCCATTGTCTCGTATGCGACTATGGTCTCTTCTGCATCCCTAACACCTGATATGATCTTAACGTCCAGTTCCTGCAGGGCTGCGATGAGATTCTCCAGCGGGATGACTTTCCAGTCCGTTCCCACCACTATGATATAATCACAGACCTTGCCTAGTTCGGCAGCAAATTCTTCGTACTCTTTATCCTGGATTACTACATATCCGGCTGTGGTCAATCCCCTGTCCTTTAACTGGATGGCCAGGTTGATATCCCTGCTTCCTGACAGGTCATTTGGCAATGGATGTGTGCCGTCGCCTTCGCTGTTCTTACCCACAACAAAGACATCTGCATCCCCTTCCCCATCCCTGACAAAGGCAGCCACTTTTATGCTGCCCAGTTCCCGTACCAGGGCAATATCGTCTTCATTGACCAGAATGAAATCTACTCCGGATTCAAGTCCGGTAGTTATCCTCTGTTTCCGGTCATCCCAGTCCCCGGTATCTGCTTTTATCCATAATGTCTTATCAACGTTCACTTCAGTTCCTCCAGGGCTTCCTCCACACTTGTATTGTTATGCACTATCCTGGTGATTGCCCTGGTCATCTTTGTTGGATTGGGATGTTGAAATACATTTCTACCTATGGCGACGCCCCTGCCACCTGCATCAAGGCAGCCCTTGATCATCTCCAAAAACTCAGCATCGGTCTCGGTCTTGGGACCGCCTGCCATGACCACAGGGACCGGGCATCCGGCAACAACGTCCTTGAATGTGTCAGGGTCACCGGTATAGTTGGTCTTGATCACATCGGCTCCCAGTTCAGCCCCTGCACGTGCGGCATGTGCTACCAGTTTAGGGTCATTGGGGTCAGTAATGTTCTTTCCCCTGGGATACATCATGGCCAGCAGGGGCATACCCCAAATATCACAACTTTCAGCAACATTACCTAGTTTTTTCAACTGGTCTGATTCGGTTTCGCTACCTATATTGACATGAACGCTTACAGCATCTGCTCCCAGTTTGATGGCCTCTTCTACTGTACATACAAGCACTTTATCATTAGGATCGGGTCCAAGGGCAGTGGATGCACTCATGTGGATGATAAGCCCCACATCGGACCCATAACCCCTGTGTCCGTGCTTTGCCATCCCCTTCTGGAGTAGTACCGCATTGGCACCACCATCGGCAACCTTATCTACCATCTTTGGCAAATCTACCAGCCCGGTCACAGGGCCTACTGATATGCCGTGGTCCATTGGTATTATTACCATATTCCTGCTCTGCCGGTCCAATATTCGTTCTAATCTAATGCTTTTTCCGATTTCTGACATAAGTCCACCTCACTGTGCTAGTGTGTAACATAGTAGCACGATTCAATATATAAGGATATCGCTTTAAGTAATCGCTCATCCCATTAGCAACCTGCGAAATAATTATATAAAAGTTAGGCTTTATGAAGATGTGAATCAGGAAAATATTTTCCTGAAAAAAAGAATGTCCTGTAAATTTCACATCATTCGATCTGGACAGATAATATGTGTGATTTACAGGATTTCCACATTTAAAATTTTCTACAAAACTCAAATCGACTTTTAAAACACTTTCAAGCTTGATTTTTTAAGCCTTGGGTTTCGGAGCTTTTCTGTCTCTCACTTGTGCATCATACTTCTTGAGTCTATCTTGTTCTTCCTTAGAAACTTTGGATTCAGCCATTTTATATTCACCTCTTGTTCAATGTGTTTTGCCTGCCAGTCCTTATTGCTAGCATATAAGCACATTTAAGTTCCGCACCCAGTTCTCCACTAATCCTGGAAGCAAACCTATTATTAAGTTTTATCTAATTGTACATAAATATATGTGATAAATGCCAGGATGATTTCGGTTACCCTAATAAAATCGGTAATTTCACAATTATTCGCCCAGCATCTCACTGAGGTTCAACTGCCTGGTATCCTTTTTAACCTGGAAGAAATCACTGGCACTAGTGGTGACCTGTTCCCTGTATTCGGGCAGTGTATATACACCCAGTCTCCAGTTATCCATATGCGCCTGCTCCAGGTTGCGCACTATGGGTGATGCCTCGTCCAGCCGGACCATCCTGCCGTTGAACACAATATTGGCCTTCATTTCACTCATGTCTGGCATCCCTGGTATATCCACAATCACATACTCGGCAGGTACGCCTGCTTCCCCGGCCAGTTCCTGCTCAAGTCGTTTTGGGCTGTTGCGGTAACGCTCCACCACTTCCCTGTTTACCGATGCCAGGCTGGCATACAGTGAACGTTTGAAGAGTTTACGTTCCCGTATCCTGGTCATCAGTTCGGTAGCATAACCGCCGGCATCCATCAAACGTGCTTCCAGCATGCCGTCATCCATGGATTGCAGCCCGGCAGTTTCCAGTGCCCCTTCGGAAATGGCAGCCTGACAGGCTCGCAGCAACATGGTCTCTGCAATCCTGCTTACATGATGGTAATATACTGTAGGGTGCATGAAAAACCTGGACACCAATAAGCTTTCACAAGCTTGCAGGCCCCCTGGTTCTATCACGAATTTTCCCTCATAGAATTTAAGGGAATGAATGAGTCTTTCCAGGTCGATGACGCCGTAGGCCACACCAGTATAATGGGCGTCCCGTACCAGATAGTCCATACGGTCCATGTCTATCTCGCTGTTTAGCACACTACCTATTTGGGTCTCACCCCTGATGTGGGCGGTGATGCTGGATGGCTTGATCGAGAACTCATCCAGGATGACTGCAAGTTCAGGCTGCCTGAGTATGTGGGACATCTCCTCATGCCCGCGTCTTGTATATTGCCTGAGCAGGTCTTCGGTGACATGTGAGAACGGACCGTGCCCAACATCGTGCAACAGTGCGGCAAGCCTGACCTCATCGGGTGTGTTATGGTCAATGTGCTCAAGCAACTGGCATGTCAGGTGATACGTACCCAGGGAGTGCTCAAACCTGGTATGGTTAGCTCCAGGATAGACCAGGTGTGACAGGCCGAGCTGCCGAATCCTGCGCAGCCGCTGCATCTGGGGTGTATCGATAATTGCTAGTGCCAGTTCATCCAGTTCGATATAACCGTGAATGGGGTCCCGCACTACCTTCATGGTTAAGGAATTATATTTAAGATAGATAAACATATGGCAGTTCATATGCATAAACAAGGAAAGTGATGCTTATTTGCGGGTTCACTACAGGTTGAAAGAAACTATTGTAACACTGGGCGCTGATAAGGAAGAGTATATCGAGATAGCCAGGGCAGCCATTAGGAAACAGCGAAGCCTCCTGGAGGGTTATATCAGCTCTGACCCTTTTTTCAGGATCACACTTGAACCATATAATGTACCGGACTCAGCCCCTGATATTGTCCGCAGGATGGCAGGGGCATGCAGTACAGTAGGCATCGGGCCCATGGGTGCTGTGGCCGGGACCATTGCATGGATGGCAGTGGAGGCCATGGTGGAGGCAGGAGCTACTTATGCATTTGTGGACAATGGAGGGGATATTGCGCTTTTTACTGACCGGCCCCTGTTAATTGGTATATTTGCCGGCAATTCTTCCATAAAAGACCTGGGGCTTGAAATACAGCCAGGTGACACTGTCCAGGGCATCTGCACTTCATCGGGTACTGTAGGGCCGTCTATCAGTTTTGGGACTGCCGATGCAGCCCTGGTGGTGTCCGGGAATGTGTCGCTGGCAGATGCGGCTGCTACGGCACTGGGTAATGCTGTGCCGGATGAGGGCGAACTTGAGGAAGCCTTTGATGTGATCAGGGGAGTGCAGGCCATCCAGGGTGCAATTGTGATCAGGAATGACGGGTTTGCTATATGGGGAGAACTGCCGAGGCTGGCCAGGGCCAGGATGAAGCAGGATTTTATTACACGTGGTTAGGTAGTTTTTCTCCAGGTGATTGTACGTTATCAAAACCGTTTAAAAAATATTATATATTATGAAGTTAAGTAATTGAAGGTATAAAAAAAATGTATGGCACTATATAAATGTAAGTTTTAAAACCACAATGTTATAGGGAGTGAGTTGATGTACAATAAATTTACCACTGAAATCCCCAGAATAGAGCTTTCAGAGTTCTGCAGGAAAAATTATATTCGTATCCTGTCAATTATTGGTTCCCCCAGTCAATGGAATGGTATATCGGCTGATCATGTCAATATGCTTGTTGAATTCGAATCGAACCGTATACCCGGGCTGATCAAATTAGGTAAGATCAAGATTGAGTTGTCAGTACTTCTCGGGTGCATTGTGGATATTTGGACATCACCGGATATCAGTCATTACTCCAGGCAGGAAGTAATAAGCTCTGCAGAACCGCTGTATGCTTAGGGTTGATTTTTGGCAGGACCAGTCTACTGTGTTGTGGAGTAAGTAGTAGTTGGCAGTCATTAATTGGGGCTTATGTTCGGGCAAGTGAGTTTTTCTGTTCTGTTGATACATGATTATACTAATCGTGTTTCAACTATTTTTGCTTCAAGATATTATTAAATTGAGGAACATGGGGGGGGTTTGTCTGCTGTGTTTGGAATGGGTGCAGAAGTTTCCCCTCCGCCATGGCCGCCATGCTCACATGAATGTGCATTGTGAAAAAAAGCAATAAAATAATTAGAAGGAATTACCGTAACTATTTATCTAATAAATATAAATCATGTGAATAAAGTTTTTTGAGGGTAACAAAATGCCGCTTTACATTATGTGTATGAGGCCAAATAGTTTTGATACAAAATTATTCGCAAATCGTGACGAAGAGTATTCGAAAATTAAAGGAAAAATTGGAATGTTCCTTGATAATCGGGATGAAGAAAGAAGAAAATTAATGATATATGGAGAAAGGGGTGTGGGAAAATCGATATTAATTCGAAAAATTATTAAGGATATTTCCGAAGAACGAGACCTTATAAGTATTATGATTGACGGCGATGAAGCAAGAAATCCAGAAGATCTCCTAAGAGATATTTGCAAGAATTTAGCTGGTGAATTACATGATTTTTATACCAAAAATCAAAATAAAAATGATGTAATTGATAAAGAGATTGCATTTTTAGATTATATCTCTTATGCAAAAACATTAAAAGATACTGATGTTATAACAATTGTTGAACGTTTAGAGGGAAACATAGAGAGCAGTATCGGTATTTTAAACATTTTAACATTACGCTCAAAGATTGGCGCAGTTGATGGAAAAGACCACACAACATCACATGAAATTGAGCAATCCATTGATTCAAAATTCATAATAAAATTATTGGAAAATGTTACTAAAAAAATCCATGATTTTGCTGATATTTTGATATACATCGACAATTTAGATCAACTGGAAGATAAAGACTCAATTGATGGTTTTGTTACAGAGATCATAAAACTAAAAAAACCAATAATTGTTACATCTATGCGAAGAGAGGTTGCAGATAGGAATATAGGTAGAGATTTTAAGGAGGTTCAATACATTGAACCAATGACTTCTGATGGATTAATGCTTGTACTTAAAAAGCGATTGGAAATTGGATGTCCTAAGAAAGATGAATTATTAAGAACGCAGTTGTTGGATATTGCAGAAATACTAAAGGATTGCACAGGAAACCCACTTTCATTTCTGACCTGGTTACATTATTTGATTGTTGATGCCGATTTGGATTCATCAGGAATCGTCAACAATTTAAGAGGATTTACTAAAGCCCATTACAGCACTTTTGATGAACCAACCATTGAAAGGATTGCTAAACATTTCATTTCAGCTGGCTCAGAATTTCTTCCGAAAGAAAAAATTATTAGTGAATTAGGAATTGAAAACGATTTATTAGATATGCTTGATGATTTTGGAGTCATCATTCCTGAAAACAGGTATAATCCTCATTCATATAAGATTTCATCTGATTTCATGTTTTATCGGTTGGATTCCTGATGCATTTCCTATTCCCGTCATCGGTGCCCAATTTCACTCTTGAACTGGGGCAGCTTGAAAGACCTTTGGTAATTCCATTTGATATTCCAATTCAAAAAAGAAACAAGTTGTTGGATTTAATCTTATATGGATTAAGAAAAAAAGATCCCATTTTATTAGAGTTAAACTGGGAATCAATTGAAGAATCTTTTTCAAATCAACATCGTCCTGCTGAAATAAACGGATTAAAATTAGATGAAAATATAATAATTGCCACTTATATTAATAATGAACAGCAATTAAATAATTATTATCAAAAATATAGGCGCCTCCCAGTATTATTAACAATTGCGATCATAACCAAACCTCAAGTTAAAACCTATCGTAAATGGATATCGCAATTAAAAGTAACAGTTGTAGAAAGTGTTCAAAAAACGATTTTTGATGATAAACTTTTAAACCCGGAATTATTTAGTGATTTTCCATTTAATTTTGCACTTCAAAATTTTGAAGATCCAATCGATTGCATGGATTTTCTCAATGATGCTATAGATATAAGAATGAAATGTGATGATGTTGATCATGCTATAAAAACAGCTTTTTGTGAATTAGTGGCAAATCAATTTGCTGAATTAAATTCAGATGAATTTAAAATTATTTTTTCTCTTACTGTTACTCAAATCAATGATGAAATTTCGAATCTTACTTCATTTGATGAAACTAAAATATTAACAATTGCACAAACATTAGCTTCTAAAGGATTTATACATCTTTATGGTGATTCATTAAATCCAACTGCTCCAATAAAAAAGTTATCTGATGCCGATTTTTTTGAGCAGATTGGTAGAATCCTCAGGAAATCGATGAATGAAAATTTTAAATCCTCTGAGAAATTGTACTCA
It encodes:
- the aroD gene encoding type I 3-dehydroquinate dehydratase is translated as MVHIGHVDLGQGPGIVAAIGADPIQTASKARSMGAHILEVRIDLLGIKDKNELALLLDKLHERVGLPIIATNRCLKEGGRWDGSEGARVELLISALTRVDAVDVELSAPLRSRVVDAARSLNRVLIISSHDFKVTPPASVMTATLQQAMAAGADIAKLAVTPNSTADTLSLLMVTQDADFPVSTIAMGKLGSHTRVVAPIYGSVLTYGAVEDAVAPGQLRIDELKHFMEVLI
- a CDS encoding prephenate dehydrogenase, whose product is MKILIIGGTGETGEWFTRFYKKHGWDVTVWGANKRKDIAERLGVPFADDLDKELALSDAVMVSVPIDLTEQVIADIAPKMKPGSLLMDITSVKTMPVHAMQQYAPVGVEILGTHPMFGPTIPDLHGQIIILVPVERRSEHWLPVIRSLYEEQGAHIELATPQEHDRMMAVVQGLTHFAYISIGAATAELDFDVPASRRFMSPVYEIMLDFVGRILAQNPYLYAMIQMNPEVKAVHQAFMKVCEDMSDKVNSNDVQGFVDIIKRSAVHFGDTQAALGRSDKLINTKISEFQELIRSIGEERGLRHQYSGVTHIGTVRKVTPLMVTIERGGREVELKIENTCLLHMDELLEWKKNNLDHSSRDVSAFIPHGARPEIIKDIISQVDGVVSVRVIDVYIHPNSDSTSVTIRITIRGDLDAGDVHRKVNDLLSGIGCTLR
- a CDS encoding UPF0280 family protein, with amino-acid sequence MRVHYRLKETIVTLGADKEEYIEIARAAIRKQRSLLEGYISSDPFFRITLEPYNVPDSAPDIVRRMAGACSTVGIGPMGAVAGTIAWMAVEAMVEAGATYAFVDNGGDIALFTDRPLLIGIFAGNSSIKDLGLEIQPGDTVQGICTSSGTVGPSISFGTADAALVVSGNVSLADAAATALGNAVPDEGELEEAFDVIRGVQAIQGAIVIRNDGFAIWGELPRLARARMKQDFITRG
- a CDS encoding class I fructose-bisphosphate aldolase family protein produces the protein MSEIGKSIRLERILDRQSRNMVIIPMDHGISVGPVTGLVDLPKMVDKVADGGANAVLLQKGMAKHGHRGYGSDVGLIIHMSASTALGPDPNDKVLVCTVEEAIKLGADAVSVHVNIGSETESDQLKKLGNVAESCDIWGMPLLAMMYPRGKNITDPNDPKLVAHAARAGAELGADVIKTNYTGDPDTFKDVVAGCPVPVVMAGGPKTETDAEFLEMIKGCLDAGGRGVAIGRNVFQHPNPTKMTRAITRIVHNNTSVEEALEELK
- a CDS encoding nucleotidyltransferase gives rise to the protein MYNKFTTEIPRIELSEFCRKNYIRILSIIGSPSQWNGISADHVNMLVEFESNRIPGLIKLGKIKIELSVLLGCIVDIWTSPDISHYSRQEVISSAEPLYA
- a CDS encoding HD domain-containing protein encodes the protein MKVVRDPIHGYIELDELALAIIDTPQMQRLRRIRQLGLSHLVYPGANHTRFEHSLGTYHLTCQLLEHIDHNTPDEVRLAALLHDVGHGPFSHVTEDLLRQYTRRGHEEMSHILRQPELAVILDEFSIKPSSITAHIRGETQIGSVLNSEIDMDRMDYLVRDAHYTGVAYGVIDLERLIHSLKFYEGKFVIEPGGLQACESLLVSRFFMHPTVYYHHVSRIAETMLLRACQAAISEGALETAGLQSMDDGMLEARLMDAGGYATELMTRIRERKLFKRSLYASLASVNREVVERYRNSPKRLEQELAGEAGVPAEYVIVDIPGMPDMSEMKANIVFNGRMVRLDEASPIVRNLEQAHMDNWRLGVYTLPEYREQVTTSASDFFQVKKDTRQLNLSEMLGE
- the aroE gene encoding shikimate dehydrogenase; this translates as MKTIFAVLGDPVEHSLSPVMHNAAYKALGMDCEYHKFRVTPDDLEGAIKGARAMGFGGLNLTIPLKEKALGIVEPDTMAQAIGAVNTIEFSDDTIAGITGIVGYNTDGIGAVKALAASGVDIPGSMVLILGAGGAARAVAYQLAKDGARVIIANRTLGKSQELAGNVRSVGDANGTSLEELPELTADADIIINTTSVGMHPDIEQTLITADMMHTGQVIFDIVYSPLETRLLREAKKVGAVTIDGIKMLVLQGAESFRIWTGIEPPVGVMEQAVRDVLGSK
- a CDS encoding 3-dehydroquinate synthase II translates to MNVDKTLWIKADTGDWDDRKQRITTGLESGVDFILVNEDDIALVRELGSIKVAAFVRDGEGDADVFVVGKNSEGDGTHPLPNDLSGSRDINLAIQLKDRGLTTAGYVVIQDKEYEEFAAELGKVCDYIIVVGTDWKVIPLENLIAALQELDVKIISGVRDAEETIVAYETMEHGSDGVLLDTDDLSEIKRTVKAVEQTGSEEIPISVATITKVKPVGMGDRVCVDTCSLMTLGEGMLVGSQSNGLFLVHSESEDSPYVAARPFRVNAGAVHAYVKVGERTQYLSELSAGDEVLVVDSKGCQRPAIVGRVKIERRPMLLVEAMVDDYIVKTILQNAETIKLVGRDGKPISVAVLKEGDEVMVNYEDTARHFGMKIEETIIEK